The window AAAGCCCGGCCCCACCTGAACGCCTGGAGCGCCTGATCGAGCTGGCAGAGCGCAACAGTACGGTGCTGCAAACGCTGGCCCAGGCCGTGCGCCTTCAGGGCTCCTGGGAGGTGGCGCCTTGAACCTGGTGCTGGTGGTTGGCTTGCTGTTGCTAGCGGTGGTCTCGGGGATGCTGGGGCTGGGGGTGGCCTTTGCGGCGGTACCCTTTTTGTCCTTGTTCTTGCCCGACCTGGTGCACCAGGTACAACCCCTATCGCTGCTGCTCAACGGGGTCACGGCGCTGTTTGCGGTGTTCGGCTTTGCCCAAAGCGGGCACGTGGACTGGCGCAAGGCTTTGTTGCTGGGACTGGTGACCACCTTGTTCGCTCCTTTGGGGGCCTGGCTGGTGCAGCGGGTCCAGGTGCAGTGGGTCTGGTGGGTCTACTTGGCGGCGGTGGTCTACCTGGCCTTCAACCTGTTTCGTCCGGTCAAGGGGACGGCTACCCGCGAGAACTTCCCCCTGGCGCTGGTCCTGGCCGCGCCCATCTCGGTGCTCTCGGGGTTTTTGGGCGTAGGGCCGGGCTTTTTGCTGATGCCCACCCTGATCCTTACCGGCCACGACCCCAAGAAAGCTGCCGGCATCAACGCCTTTGCGGTCACCCCGCCCTCCTTTTCCTCGTTTTTGCCCCACCTGGGCACAGCTCGGCTAGACCCGGGGCTCACCCTCACCCTGCTGGTGGTAGGGGCGCTGGGGTCTTATGTGGGCTCGAGGCTCACCAGCTTGTACGTACCCCCCGCCCGCATCAAGCAGATCTTCGGGGTGCTGATCGTGTTGGTGACCTTGTATAAGGTCTCGCAGCTTTAGAGCGCGCTTCATACCTTCATGCATGCGCTACCTCATACCCCCACCCCGCCATCCTGAGCAACACCCGGCTGCGGATGCGGCCAGCAAAACGGGGCTGAGCTACCTCGCGCAGCCCCAGGAAACGCACCATCACGCCCAAGTGGCCTCAATCTCTCGGGGTGGGGTGGCCCTTAGCTCGGCCCATCCCTGAATATACCTACCCCAGCGTGTGAGATTCCCTCTCCCACCGTCTTACCACATTCATTGCCTATCGTTCAGGCGCCCTTCGGGACAGAAGGAGGTAAAAGATGAGGAATCTTGGGAAGCTTCTAGCTTTAACCACCACCCTCTCAGCCTTTAGCCTTTCGGCTCTGGCGCAAACTGCGCCGCCTCCGCCCCCGGGCGGGCCCGCCCCTGCACCGGCGCCCACCTACGGTTACCGCGAGGCGGAGCATGCGTTGCGGGAGCTCGCTCGGGCCCAGTACCTGTCCGGCATCGTGGGGCAAAGCCCCCTCAAGGCCACCGCCGACAACCTGCTCCGGCAAGCCCAGGGGGAGTACCAAGCAGGACAGTACTTCCGCGCCAAGGAGCGGGCCAAAGCCGCAAGCCTGATCTATGAGGGCCTGCGTTTCCAGGAAGTGGCGCCCACGGCGCCGTATCCTGTGGGAAGGGGTAAGGAGGCGCGCCGCGCCTATGAGGCCCCCTTCCGTGCCCAGGAGGCCATCGCCCGCGCGGAGTACGAGGCAAGCTACTACCGGGTGAATGCCTCCGTGGTGGGCCAACTGATCCAGGAGGCCAAGCGGCTCTTGGCCCAAGGCAACGATCTGGCCCGGGCCGAGGCCGCCCATCGCCTGGCGCGGGCAGCACACCACCTGATGAAGGCCGAGCGGGGATTCTAGGTTTTGAGCCATGGGGGCGGGGCCC of the Calidithermus timidus DSM 17022 genome contains:
- a CDS encoding sulfite exporter TauE/SafE family protein, which encodes MLVVGLLLLAVVSGMLGLGVAFAAVPFLSLFLPDLVHQVQPLSLLLNGVTALFAVFGFAQSGHVDWRKALLLGLVTTLFAPLGAWLVQRVQVQWVWWVYLAAVVYLAFNLFRPVKGTATRENFPLALVLAAPISVLSGFLGVGPGFLLMPTLILTGHDPKKAAGINAFAVTPPSFSSFLPHLGTARLDPGLTLTLLVVGALGSYVGSRLTSLYVPPARIKQIFGVLIVLVTLYKVSQL